One segment of Meriones unguiculatus strain TT.TT164.6M chromosome X, Bangor_MerUng_6.1, whole genome shotgun sequence DNA contains the following:
- the CXHXorf65 gene encoding uncharacterized protein CXorf65 homolog yields MILVACLSSSNMERRACIPLSHLFSDNEQFLLNTNCSILLLLHYTKRKMGLRKTDIIDFCDETGTMKLLFLSKTPGDYASKFLTPRNTYYVCKVERGAPGNRIENPYKAIVPLLKNPEPQIVDALRTQCEFLERSRIKMLKALEAKRLAAMESAVNIPTKSPKSGVQQTPSPSGQMKSKSARSDDDGPPSSRKPVYKTRADFVKRHR; encoded by the exons ATGATCTTGGTAGCATGTTTATCTTCGTCCAACATGGAG AGAAGGGCCTGCATACCTCTATCTCATCTCTTCTCAGATAATGAACAGTTTCTGCTCAATACCAATTGCTCTATACTTCTCTTGCTCCATTACACCAAAAGGAAAATGGGATTACGTAAAACAG ACATCATTGATTTTTGTGATGAAACGGGGACCATGAAGTTACTCTTCCTGTCGAAGACACCTGGAGACTATGCCAGCAAATTCCTTACACCTAGAAATACCTACTACGTTTGTAAAGTGGAGCGTGGGGCACCAG GTAACAGGATTGAGAATCCCTACAAAGCTATTGTGCCCCTCCTGAAGAATCCAGAACCTCAAATAGTTG aCGCCCTTCGCACACAATGTGAGTTCTTAGAAAGAAGTCGGATAAAGATGCTTAAAGCTCTAGAAGCTAAGAGGTTGGCAGCCATGGAATCCGCTGTAAACATCCCAACAAAATCCCCCAAGAGTGGTGTACAGCAGACACCCAGCCCAAGTGGGCAAATGAAG tctaaatCTGCGCGGTCAGACGACGATGGGCCACCTTCCAGCCGCAAACCAGTCTATAAGACTAGAGCAGACTTTGTCAAGAGACACCGTTAA
- the Foxo4 gene encoding forkhead box protein O4, translating into MDPENKKSATEAAAIIDLDPDFEPQSRPRSCTWPLPRPEFATKPQEPSEVEPSLGQKVHSEGHSEPTLLPPRLPEPAGVPQPGILGAVTGPRKGGSRRNAWGNQSYAELISQAIESAPEKRLTLAQIYEWMVRTVPYFKDKGDSNSSAGWKNSIRHNLSLHSKFIKVHNEATGKSSWWMLNPEGGKGGKAPRRRAASMDSSSKVLRGRNRGPKKKPSVLPAPPEGATPRSPLGHFAKWSSSTCPRNREEADVWTTFRPGSSSNASTISTRLLPMGPESEVLSEEEMPASASSYAAGVPPTLSEDLELLDGLNLASPHSLLSRSSLSGFSLQHPGLSGPLHGYGASLFGPIDGSLSAGEGCFSSSQSLEALLTSDTPPPPADVLMTQVDPILSQAPTLLLLGGMPSSSKLATGVSLCPKPLEGPGHNNLVPGLSVMAPPPIMAGAPIPKVLGNPVLVSPTEATSHDRMPQDLDLDMYLEDLECDMDHIISDLMDGGEGLDFNFESDP; encoded by the exons ATGGATCCAGAGAATAAGAAGTCAGCCACAGAGGCTGCTGCGATCATAGACCTCGATCCCGACTTCGAACCCCAGAGCCGTCCGCGATCCTGCACCTGGCCCCTTCCTCGACCAGAATTCGCGACGAAGCCACAGGAGCCGTCCGAGGTGGAGCCCAGTCTGGGACAGAAGGTACACTCGGAGGGACACTCCGAACCAACCCTGTTGCCCCCTCGGCTCCCAGAGCCGGCAGGGGTCCCCCAGCCGGGAATCCTGGGGGCCGTAACAGGTCCTCGGAAGGGAGGCTCCCGCCGGAATGCCTGGGGAAATCAGTCATATGCAGAACTCATCAGCCAGGCCATTGAAAGCGCCCCGGAGAAGCGGCTGACACTCGCCCAGATCTACGAATGGATGGTCCGCACGGTGCCCTACTTCAAGGACAAGGGTGACAGCAACAGCTCGGCAGGATGGAAG AACTCCATCCGTCACAACCTGTCCTTGCACAGCAAGTTCATCAAAGTTCACAATGAGGCCACTGGCAAGAGCTCTTGGTGGATGCTGAACCCAGAGGGCGGCAAGGGTGGCAAGGCACCCCGCCGTAGGGCTGCCTCCATGGATAGCAGCAGCAAGGTGCTCCGGGGCCGCAATAGAggccccaagaagaagccatctgtcctgCCAGCTCCACCTGAAGGTGCCACTCCAAGGAGCCCTCTGGGCCACTTTGCCAAGTGGTCGAGCAGCACTTGTCCTCGAAATCGGGAAGAAGCTGATGTGTGGACCACCTTCCGTCCAGGAAGCAGTTCAAATGCTAGCACTATCAGCACTCGGCTGTTGCCCATGGGGCCAGAGTCTGAGGTGCTATCAGAAGAGGAAATGCCAGCCTCAGCCAGCAGCTATGCAGCGGGGGTCCCTCCCACCCTCAGTGAAGATCTAGAGCTGCTAGATGGGCTCAATCTTGCATCCCCCCATTCCCTGCTGTCTAGGAGCAGTCTCTCTGGCTTCTCTTTGCAGCATCCTGGGCTTTCTGGCCCCTTACATGGCTACGGTGCCTCCCTTTTTGGCCCAATAGATGGGTCTCTGTCAGCAGGAGAAGGGTGCTTCTCAAGCTCCCAGTCTCTAGAGGCCCTGCTCACCTCTGATACACCACCACCTCCTGCTGATGTTCTCATGACCCAAGTAGATCCAATTCTGTCTCAGGCTCCTACACTTCTGTTATTGGGAGGAATGCCTTCCTCTAGCAAGCTGGCTACAGGAGTTAGCCTATGTCCTAAGCCACTAGAAGGTCCAGGTCACAACAACCTGGTTCCCGGCCTTTCTGTGATGGCACCACCGCCAATCATGGCAGGTGCTCCCATCCCTAAAGTCCTGGGAAACCCTGTGCTCGTGTCTCCTACTGAAGCTACCAGCCATGACAGAATGCCTCAGGATCTAGATCTTGATATGTATCTAGAGGACCTGGAGTGCGACATGGATCACATCATCAGTGACCTCATGGATGGTGGTGAGGGACTGGACTTCAACTTTGAGTCAG ATCCCTGA
- the Il2rg gene encoding cytokine receptor common subunit gamma has protein sequence MLKPLLPSRTFLLLQLLLLGVGWSSSVNEDTSTGPIPPLPHVQCFVFNVEYISCTWNSSSMSQPTNLTLHYRYQKFNDNKFRECSHYLFSEEITSGCQIQEKNIDLYHTFVVQLQDPQKPQRKEQRLNLQNLVIPWAPENLTLYNLSESQLELSWKSSINERCLQYLVQYRSDRDRNWMEQRVDHEPRFSLPSVDGQKLYTFRVRSRFNPICGSTQHWSKWSQPIYWGSHTTKENPSVFVLEAVLIPVGSMGLIITLIFVYCWLERAMPRIPTIKNLEDLVTEYHGNFSAWSGVSKGLTESLQPDYSERFCHVSEILPKGGALGEGPGGSPCSLHSPYWPPPCYSLKPEA, from the exons ATGTTGAAGCCATTATTGCCATCTAGAACCTTCTTACTCCTTCAGCTGCTTCTGCTGGGGGTAGGGTGGAGCTCCAGTGTGAATGAAGACACCAGCACTG GTCCTATCCCGCCCCTCCCGCACGTTCAATGCTTTGTGTTCAATGTTGAGTATATAAGTTGTACTTGGAATAGCAGTTCTATGTCCCAGCCAACCAATCTGACTCTGCACTATAG GTACCAGAAATTTAATGATAATAAATTCCGGGAGTGCAGCCACTATCTGTTCTCAGAAGAGATTACTTCTGGCTGTCAGATACAAGAAAAGAACATCGATCTCTACCACACATTTGTTGTCCAGCTCCAGGACCCCCAGAAACCCCAGAGGAAGGAACAAAGGCTAAACCTGCAGAATCTTG TGATCCCATGGGCTCCAGAGAATCTAACACTTTACAACCTGAGTGAATCCCAGCTAGAGCTGAGCTGGAAAAGCAGCATCAATGAACGCTGTTTACAATACTTGGTGCAGTACCGGAGCGACCGTGATCGAAACTGGATG GAACAAAGAGTGGATCATGAACCCAGATTCTCCCTGCCTAGTGTGGATGGGCAGAAACTGTACACATTCCGAGTTCGGAGCCGCTTTAACCCCATCTGCGGAAGTACTCAACACTGGAGTAAATGGAGCCAACCAATCTACTGGGGAAGCCACACCACAAAGG agaatCCCTCCGTGTTTGTGCTGGAAGCTGTGCTCATACCTGTTGGCTCCATGGGATTGATTATTACCCTGATCTTTGTGTACTGTTGGCTGGAACG GGCAATGCCTCGAATTCCCACCATCAAGAATCTAGAGGATCTGGTTACTGAGTACCACGGAAACTTTTCG GCCTGGAGTGGTGTGTCTAAAGGGCTGACTGAGAGTCTGCAGCCAGACTACAGTGAACGGTTCTGCCACGTCAGTGAGATTCTCCCCAAAGGAGGGGCCCTAGGAGAGGGGCCTGGAGGTTCTCCTTGCAGCCTGCATAGCCCCTACTGGCCTCCTCCATGTTATTCTCTGAAGCCTGAAGCCTGA